From Candidatus Manganitrophus morganii, the proteins below share one genomic window:
- a CDS encoding ABC-type transport auxiliary lipoprotein family protein, giving the protein MNLHRIGRRVQSILLFFLFMIILTTACAFPGQTKREVVHTYFLNPEGREASGRGGAGKGSTAVLLVNLPKAQAGFDTERIAYLRRPHEVNYYATSEWVDTPPRMLAPLLVQAFERIGAWQTVIRMPSAVRGDYRVDSDNLTLGQEFFQRPSRVRLTLRAQLIDLQRLRSVGTKTFEILEEAPSEDAYGGVTAANRAVAKLLDEVAAWVSRCVQEGPLDGC; this is encoded by the coding sequence GTGAACCTCCATCGAATCGGGAGGAGGGTGCAATCGATCCTCCTCTTCTTCTTATTCATGATCATCCTCACGACCGCTTGCGCCTTCCCCGGACAAACAAAGAGAGAGGTTGTCCATACTTACTTTTTGAATCCGGAGGGAAGGGAGGCTTCAGGACGAGGAGGAGCGGGGAAGGGATCGACCGCCGTCTTGCTGGTGAATCTCCCCAAGGCGCAGGCGGGATTCGACACGGAGCGGATCGCCTATCTGCGGCGCCCCCACGAGGTCAATTATTATGCGACCAGCGAATGGGTCGATACGCCTCCCCGGATGTTGGCCCCGCTGCTGGTCCAGGCTTTCGAGCGAATCGGCGCCTGGCAGACGGTGATCCGGATGCCGAGCGCGGTTCGGGGAGATTATCGGGTCGATTCCGACAACCTGACCCTCGGCCAGGAGTTTTTTCAGCGTCCGAGCCGCGTCCGTCTGACACTGCGCGCCCAACTGATCGACCTGCAACGGTTGCGCTCCGTCGGCACGAAGACCTTCGAGATCCTGGAAGAGGCGCCGAGCGAGGACGCCTACGGCGGGGTGACCGCCGCGAATCGGGCTGTTGCCAAGCTGCTGGACGAAGTGGCGGCTTGGGTCAGTCGGTGCGTGCAAGAGGGCCCCCTCGATGGCTGCTGA
- a CDS encoding ATP-binding cassette domain-containing protein, with protein MAASSLRSRAREPVVEVDHVSTRFGDAVVHENISLSVYRGELFAIIGGSGSGKTTLLREMILLREPDAGSIRIFGEETRAMGPADLLRFRRRSGVLFQEGGLFSALTVAENAAVPLKEHTALSRHLIRELALVKIGLTGLPSESAVKYPSELSSGMRRRAGLARAIALDPELLFLDEPTAGLDPISAGGLDELIERLKARLGLTVVMVTHDLDALWRLADRVAVLGEGRIVAVGTMAELARSKEPLVRAFFQARGGREIQESTWKQR; from the coding sequence ATGGCGGCGAGCTCCCTACGATCGCGCGCAAGAGAACCGGTGGTGGAGGTCGACCACGTCTCGACCCGCTTCGGCGACGCCGTGGTTCATGAAAACATCAGCTTGTCGGTTTATCGGGGGGAGCTGTTCGCCATCATCGGCGGGAGCGGCAGCGGAAAGACGACGCTGCTCCGGGAGATGATTCTGCTGCGGGAGCCCGACGCCGGATCGATCCGGATCTTTGGAGAAGAGACCCGCGCGATGGGGCCCGCCGACCTGCTTCGGTTTCGACGGCGCTCCGGCGTGTTGTTCCAGGAGGGGGGGCTATTCAGCGCCCTCACGGTGGCCGAAAATGCCGCCGTCCCATTGAAGGAGCATACCGCGCTCAGCAGGCATTTGATCCGAGAGCTCGCGCTGGTCAAAATCGGGCTGACCGGCCTTCCCTCGGAGAGCGCGGTGAAATACCCGAGCGAGCTCAGCAGCGGGATGCGCCGGCGGGCCGGTCTGGCGCGTGCGATCGCGCTCGATCCCGAGCTCCTCTTTCTCGACGAGCCGACCGCCGGGTTGGACCCGATCAGCGCCGGCGGATTGGATGAGCTGATCGAACGCCTGAAGGCGCGGCTCGGTCTGACGGTCGTGATGGTTACACACGACCTCGACGCCCTCTGGCGGCTGGCCGATCGGGTGGCGGTGTTGGGGGAGGGGAGGATCGTCGCCGTCGGGACGATGGCGGAGCTCGCCCGCTCGAAGGAGCCTTTGGTCCGCGCTTTTTTCCAAGCGCGAGGCGGCCGAGAGATCCAGGAGTCCACATGGAAACAAAGGTGA
- a CDS encoding pyridoxal-phosphate dependent enzyme has translation MSEITFQEIQTAARRLERNAHRTPIATSDQLNDIVGAEVFCKCENLQRVGAFKFRGAFNLIGQLSEAQRESGVVAFSSGNHAQAVALVAKRLKIPAVIVMPRDSPAVKLAATRGYGAEVILYDRLKDNREAIAKQLSEKRGLTLVPPFDHPHIIAGQGTVALEFLADIPDLDLLVAPIGGGGLISGCSIAAHAMRPALRIVGVEPETANDTYLSLEKGKIVSTPLSRSIADGLLSPAPGRLTFPVMQQHLESVALVTDAEIAEAVRFMLIRMKLLVEPSGAAGVAALMAGKVPDLRGKKVGVVLSGGNVDPIVLARMLAPSMGE, from the coding sequence ATGAGCGAAATTACGTTTCAAGAGATTCAGACCGCCGCGCGCCGGCTGGAAAGGAATGCGCACCGCACGCCGATCGCAACTTCAGATCAGCTGAATGACATCGTCGGCGCCGAGGTTTTTTGTAAATGCGAAAACTTGCAACGGGTCGGCGCGTTCAAGTTTCGGGGGGCATTCAATTTGATCGGCCAATTGAGCGAGGCGCAGCGCGAATCGGGGGTGGTGGCCTTCTCCTCCGGAAACCATGCCCAGGCGGTGGCGCTGGTCGCGAAGCGGCTCAAGATCCCCGCCGTCATCGTCATGCCGCGCGACTCCCCTGCCGTGAAGCTGGCGGCAACGCGCGGTTATGGCGCGGAAGTGATCCTCTATGATCGTCTCAAGGACAACCGGGAAGCGATCGCGAAACAATTGTCTGAGAAAAGGGGCCTGACGCTCGTGCCGCCGTTCGACCATCCGCACATTATCGCCGGCCAGGGAACCGTCGCGCTGGAATTCCTCGCCGACATTCCCGATCTCGATCTTCTTGTGGCGCCGATCGGGGGAGGCGGGTTGATCAGCGGATGCAGCATCGCGGCCCACGCGATGCGACCCGCTCTCCGGATCGTCGGCGTGGAACCGGAGACCGCCAATGATACTTACCTCTCGTTGGAGAAGGGTAAAATTGTCTCAACGCCCCTCTCCCGATCGATCGCCGACGGGCTCCTCTCCCCCGCGCCGGGCCGGCTCACTTTTCCAGTCATGCAACAACATTTGGAATCGGTCGCGTTGGTCACCGATGCGGAGATCGCCGAAGCGGTCCGCTTCATGCTGATTCGGATGAAGCTGCTCGTCGAGCCGAGCGGGGCGGCCGGGGTTGCCGCGTTGATGGCGGGCAAGGTTCCAGACCTGCGGGGCAAAAAGGTCGGCGTCGTCCTCTCAGGTGGGAATGTTGATCCGATCGTGTTGGCAAGGATGTTGGCTCCAAGCATGGGGGAATAG
- a CDS encoding MlaE family lipid ABC transporter permease subunit, which yields MRGRRRAKQSFDPASLPRNGDGVETRHEYEGQMIAKAPQEGISLGEDQVVYFDGDWTLPQLSALERRLADFAWPTSPELIWDLGGIRAIDTGGAWLLQRTLDALQQKGRRVALRRLSPAQAELMQMVARSGSAIQLPASAPRMSGLERIGRLVWREGTELRDALAFLGESVMRFFFTVAHPRTLRGRALLKRVELDGFNALPIIGLLLFLVGTVIAYQGAEQLRALGANIYVVDLVGISLLREVAPLITAIVIAGRSGAAYTAEIGTMKVTEELDAMRTIGLSPMELLVIPRIAALVIALPLLTVFGDLIGVFGGMLVSYGQLGIRFDEFISRFREAIALRHYLIGIGKAPVFAIIIALVGCYQGFQVRGSVESVGRNTTTSVVQAIFLVIVFDALFSILLSWWKL from the coding sequence TTGCGCGGGCGCCGGCGCGCGAAACAGTCATTCGATCCGGCGTCTCTTCCCCGCAACGGCGACGGGGTTGAGACCCGGCATGAATATGAAGGGCAGATGATCGCGAAAGCACCCCAGGAAGGCATTTCTCTCGGCGAAGATCAGGTCGTTTATTTCGACGGCGACTGGACGCTGCCGCAACTGTCCGCTCTGGAGCGGCGGCTCGCCGATTTCGCTTGGCCCACGTCACCGGAGCTGATCTGGGATCTGGGGGGGATTCGGGCGATCGATACCGGCGGGGCTTGGCTGCTGCAGCGGACCCTCGACGCCCTTCAACAGAAAGGCCGGAGGGTGGCGCTGCGGCGGCTCTCCCCCGCGCAGGCCGAATTGATGCAAATGGTCGCGCGGAGTGGGTCGGCGATTCAACTCCCCGCCTCCGCTCCACGGATGAGCGGGCTGGAGCGGATCGGCCGCCTTGTGTGGCGGGAGGGGACCGAACTGCGGGACGCCCTCGCTTTCCTCGGGGAGAGCGTGATGCGGTTCTTCTTCACCGTCGCGCACCCGCGGACGCTTCGGGGCCGCGCCTTGTTAAAACGGGTGGAGCTGGACGGCTTCAATGCGCTTCCGATTATCGGTCTGCTTCTCTTTTTGGTCGGAACGGTGATCGCCTATCAAGGGGCGGAACAGCTCCGGGCTCTGGGGGCCAACATCTATGTGGTCGATCTGGTCGGGATCTCCCTGCTCCGGGAAGTGGCGCCGCTGATCACCGCCATCGTCATCGCGGGGCGATCGGGGGCGGCCTATACCGCCGAGATCGGGACGATGAAGGTGACCGAAGAGCTCGACGCGATGCGGACGATCGGCCTTTCGCCGATGGAATTGCTGGTGATCCCCCGGATCGCGGCGCTGGTGATCGCCCTCCCGCTGCTGACCGTCTTCGGCGATCTGATCGGCGTCTTCGGGGGGATGTTGGTCTCCTACGGTCAGCTTGGGATCCGCTTCGACGAATTTATCTCCCGCTTTCGGGAGGCGATCGCACTGCGGCATTACCTGATCGGAATCGGCAAAGCGCCGGTCTTCGCAATCATCATCGCGCTGGTCGGATGTTACCAGGGCTTCCAGGTTCGGGGAAGCGTCGAGAGCGTCGGCCGGAACACCACGACCAGCGTGGTCCAGGCGATTTTCCTGGTGATTGTTTTCGACGCCCTCTTCTCGATCCTCCTCAGCTGGTGGAAGCTGTAA
- the tagH gene encoding type VI secretion system-associated FHA domain protein TagH: protein MPFKLVIESILDKTGNEAVECEYAQEVVRIGRQDSNEVQLEDPRRIVSGKHAEIRRKEDQFLLIDIGSKNGTRLNGEPLISGKEYPLSPEDQIAIGNFVLQFFPIIREETKLEAVEVSDATLNFSGTAEETETLLEELSRAYADHQADPEARRSRIAEILRKAVFSLDEGRARRLLDLIEARFPEPEYQQERVKRKSADTLAPEQTREIAAGRAAHEALKKLAGKYFENAETLGAPEEMTAFVDRLDRVLNVMVDSLADAVKGRREFEAGFEVESTRIFLRKPNPIKVVEGSREIGAYLFDMNISESTEKVIADLEDVFTDLALHQVGMMAGFRECLRGLLKQLDPDTLEGKERREGGALRIGPLAKLAAWDRFREKHRELSEEEVRTFEQILGPYFAEGYLSIQKKKKTPT from the coding sequence ATGCCATTCAAATTAGTCATCGAGAGTATTTTGGACAAGACCGGAAATGAGGCGGTCGAATGCGAATATGCGCAGGAGGTGGTCCGGATCGGCCGCCAGGATTCCAACGAGGTCCAGCTGGAAGATCCGCGGCGCATCGTCTCGGGGAAACATGCCGAGATCCGCCGGAAGGAGGATCAATTCCTGTTGATCGATATCGGGAGCAAAAACGGGACGCGGCTGAACGGGGAGCCGTTGATCTCCGGAAAGGAATATCCGCTCAGCCCGGAAGACCAGATCGCCATCGGCAACTTCGTCCTTCAGTTTTTCCCGATCATTCGGGAGGAGACCAAACTGGAGGCGGTCGAGGTTTCGGACGCCACCCTGAACTTTTCAGGAACGGCGGAGGAGACCGAAACCCTCCTGGAGGAATTAAGCCGCGCCTACGCCGATCATCAAGCAGATCCCGAAGCGCGGCGGTCCCGGATCGCCGAGATTCTCCGGAAGGCGGTTTTCAGCCTCGACGAGGGGAGGGCGAGACGGCTTCTCGATCTGATCGAGGCCCGCTTCCCGGAGCCGGAGTATCAGCAGGAGCGGGTGAAGCGGAAATCGGCCGACACGCTCGCCCCCGAACAGACGCGGGAGATTGCGGCCGGCCGGGCGGCGCATGAAGCCTTAAAGAAGCTGGCGGGAAAATATTTTGAAAATGCAGAAACGTTGGGCGCGCCGGAAGAGATGACCGCTTTTGTCGACCGTCTCGATCGGGTCTTAAACGTGATGGTCGACTCGCTCGCAGACGCGGTGAAAGGGCGGCGGGAGTTTGAGGCGGGGTTCGAAGTCGAGTCGACCCGGATCTTCCTGCGCAAACCGAACCCGATCAAAGTGGTCGAAGGGAGCCGGGAGATCGGAGCCTATCTTTTTGACATGAATATTTCGGAGTCGACCGAGAAGGTGATCGCCGATCTGGAAGATGTCTTCACCGATCTGGCGCTCCATCAGGTCGGGATGATGGCCGGATTTCGGGAATGCCTGCGCGGTCTCCTCAAGCAGTTGGATCCGGACACCCTGGAGGGAAAAGAGCGGCGGGAGGGGGGCGCCCTCCGGATCGGCCCGCTGGCCAAATTGGCGGCGTGGGATCGATTCCGGGAAAAACATCGGGAGTTATCAGAGGAGGAGGTTCGGACATTTGAACAGATTTTGGGACCCTATTTTGCGGAGGGCTATCTCTCCATTCAGAAAAAGAAGAAAACGCCTACTTAA
- a CDS encoding MlaD family protein — METKVNYARVGLFVVLLGAALVVLLIWLGRRESRRVYDHYDVYVRESVTGLGVGASVKYLGVDIGYLKEMVVDPEHPGRLRLTLSVSEETPVTEETVAYLEFQGLTGVAVVNLAGGRRESPLLTAKPGERYPVIKNVPSFYARFEQGLSRLLTDPSLPRLVDHLDNLALRTQSLVDEENRAAFKQLLAETAKIAGTLDRMTGRVDAQLPIVLDHLQESSRSISEMSSNAARTSAMLERLVNQNQVRIEEFTGETLTEAGLLITELRELTATSKRLASQLEREPNALIFGKSQRPRGPGE; from the coding sequence ATGGAAACAAAGGTGAATTACGCGCGGGTCGGTCTCTTCGTCGTTCTCCTCGGGGCGGCGCTCGTCGTTCTGTTGATCTGGCTCGGCCGGCGGGAGTCGAGGCGGGTCTACGATCATTACGACGTTTATGTTCGAGAGTCGGTCACGGGGTTGGGCGTCGGCGCCTCGGTGAAATATCTCGGGGTCGATATCGGATACCTGAAGGAGATGGTCGTCGATCCGGAGCATCCGGGACGGCTCCGGCTGACCCTCTCTGTTTCTGAAGAGACGCCGGTGACGGAGGAGACGGTGGCCTATCTTGAGTTTCAAGGCTTGACCGGGGTGGCGGTGGTGAATCTGGCCGGCGGCCGCCGGGAGTCGCCCCTCCTCACCGCAAAACCGGGAGAACGTTATCCGGTGATCAAAAACGTCCCCTCTTTTTATGCGCGTTTTGAACAGGGCCTCTCCCGCCTCTTGACCGATCCGTCGCTCCCGAGACTGGTTGACCATCTCGACAACCTTGCCCTCCGCACTCAGTCGCTGGTCGATGAGGAGAACCGCGCCGCATTTAAACAGCTACTGGCAGAGACGGCCAAGATCGCCGGGACGTTGGACCGGATGACGGGGAGGGTCGATGCCCAGCTTCCGATCGTCCTCGATCACCTTCAAGAAAGCAGCCGCTCCATCAGCGAGATGTCGAGCAATGCGGCGCGGACAAGCGCGATGCTGGAACGTCTGGTGAATCAGAATCAGGTCCGCATCGAGGAATTTACCGGAGAGACGTTAACGGAAGCCGGTCTTCTGATCACGGAGCTAAGAGAGCTGACCGCCACCTCGAAGCGGCTGGCCTCGCAACTGGAGCGGGAGCCGAACGCCTTGATCTTCGGCAAGTCTCAGCGCCCGCGTGGACCGGGAGAATAA
- the tssJ gene encoding type VI secretion system lipoprotein TssJ, translating into MILLLCAVSFGLPACGKKVISVSVAGSKTLNLDDGGNPLPVIVRVYQLKGKEKIEGADFISLWKEDQKILEGDLLDRQEITLLPDTKVEVKVDPQEGAEYLALMALFRKPEGNGWREIIPLKGKKVRSVEISVEAQTVKAANID; encoded by the coding sequence TTGATTTTGCTCCTTTGCGCAGTTTCATTCGGGCTGCCGGCCTGCGGAAAGAAAGTCATCAGCGTTTCGGTGGCCGGTTCCAAAACGTTGAATCTCGACGACGGCGGCAACCCCCTTCCGGTGATCGTCCGCGTCTACCAGTTGAAGGGGAAAGAGAAAATCGAGGGGGCCGATTTTATCTCCCTCTGGAAAGAGGATCAGAAGATCCTCGAAGGGGATCTGTTGGACCGGCAGGAGATCACCCTTCTCCCTGATACGAAGGTCGAGGTCAAAGTCGATCCGCAGGAGGGGGCGGAGTATCTGGCGCTGATGGCCCTCTTCCGAAAGCCGGAGGGAAACGGCTGGCGGGAGATCATTCCGCTAAAAGGGAAAAAGGTCCGTTCGGTGGAGATCAGCGTCGAAGCGCAGACGGTGAAGGCGGCCAATATCGATTAA
- a CDS encoding PilZ domain-containing protein, with protein sequence MMRSKRKRARIPLISIARLTPEGMESKEYVLIRDISTDGLGIYSKERYQKGDLVLVELTLTIQEEKIVESVSGKVVWVAPLPDQNHFAVGIQFEKMQLEKPKLYAHIKKLEERYGEGPF encoded by the coding sequence ATGATGAGAAGCAAAAGGAAACGTGCCAGGATTCCACTGATCTCCATCGCCCGCCTCACGCCCGAGGGGATGGAATCAAAAGAGTATGTTTTGATCCGTGACATCTCAACCGACGGCCTGGGGATATACAGTAAGGAACGGTATCAGAAGGGGGATCTCGTCCTCGTTGAGCTGACCCTGACCATTCAAGAAGAGAAAATCGTCGAATCGGTCTCGGGAAAGGTGGTTTGGGTGGCGCCGCTTCCGGATCAAAACCACTTTGCAGTCGGCATCCAGTTCGAGAAGATGCAGCTGGAAAAACCAAAGCTGTATGCGCACATCAAAAAACTTGAGGAGAGATACGGGGAGGGTCCCTTCTGA
- a CDS encoding efflux transporter outer membrane subunit, which produces MKRFRRAGWTALVATALLIALIPGCSLKRPPGQEELKRKGLPHAAIPVHWTAGSGTEGAVPADWVATFGDDLLNRLVEEALTYNADLRIGAARVEQAAGFVKAAGGQLYPAVSVIGKGSRGLGEGIGINFISAFASWEIDVWGRVRAGRAAAEEQFASEEADYTSARQSIAALVARSWFLAVEGVLQERTAREMLESSERLLSLTKEKREVGAAGDQDVVLARAETGSLRDSLLKLEQANAQSRRALEVLVGRYPSGEIELAEALARITAPVPAGLPSELLERRPDLFAAERRVSSAFFQVQQAKAARLPQFSLTASFGLISSDVFSKRSDFSNPTGGIGGSLLAPIFRGGELRAQVQIRNAEQKEAVMQYAAMVLRAFEEVENALNAEQVLRRREEVLAQVVKDYERVVEIAETQYDVGRTDLLSVLQQRLRLFSARSTILSVQGERLVQRVNLYLALGGGWTREETQRASSREVGAP; this is translated from the coding sequence ATGAAGAGATTTCGCCGCGCGGGATGGACGGCGCTCGTCGCAACAGCGCTCCTGATCGCGCTGATTCCCGGTTGCAGCCTGAAGCGTCCGCCTGGACAGGAAGAACTCAAAAGGAAAGGGCTCCCTCATGCAGCCATCCCCGTGCACTGGACAGCCGGAAGCGGGACCGAAGGGGCCGTTCCGGCCGATTGGGTCGCGACATTCGGTGACGATCTGCTGAATCGTCTGGTCGAGGAGGCGCTGACCTACAACGCCGATCTACGGATCGGGGCGGCACGCGTGGAACAGGCGGCGGGGTTTGTGAAAGCCGCAGGGGGCCAGCTCTATCCGGCGGTCTCGGTGATCGGCAAAGGGAGTCGCGGATTGGGCGAGGGGATCGGGATCAATTTCATCTCAGCGTTCGCTTCATGGGAGATCGACGTCTGGGGACGGGTGCGCGCCGGACGGGCCGCGGCGGAGGAACAGTTCGCCTCGGAAGAGGCCGATTATACCTCTGCGCGCCAGTCGATCGCCGCCTTGGTCGCGCGAAGCTGGTTCCTCGCGGTGGAAGGGGTATTGCAGGAGCGCACCGCCCGGGAGATGCTCGAATCGAGCGAGCGTCTCCTGTCGCTGACGAAGGAGAAGCGGGAGGTGGGAGCGGCCGGAGACCAGGACGTGGTGCTCGCCCGGGCCGAAACGGGGAGCCTCCGCGACAGCTTGCTGAAGCTGGAGCAGGCGAATGCCCAGTCCCGGCGGGCCTTGGAGGTCTTGGTCGGACGATATCCCTCCGGGGAAATCGAGCTGGCCGAAGCGCTGGCCCGGATCACGGCGCCGGTCCCAGCGGGGCTCCCTTCGGAGCTGCTCGAACGCCGGCCCGACCTCTTCGCGGCGGAGCGCCGGGTCTCCTCGGCTTTTTTTCAGGTGCAACAGGCGAAGGCGGCGAGGCTTCCCCAGTTCAGCCTGACCGCCTCCTTCGGGCTGATCAGCAGCGACGTCTTCAGCAAGCGGTCCGACTTCAGCAACCCGACGGGGGGGATTGGGGGGAGCCTCCTCGCCCCGATCTTCCGGGGAGGGGAGCTTCGGGCGCAGGTTCAGATCCGAAACGCAGAGCAAAAAGAAGCGGTGATGCAATATGCCGCGATGGTCCTCCGGGCCTTTGAGGAGGTGGAGAATGCGCTGAACGCCGAGCAGGTGCTGCGCCGGCGCGAGGAGGTGTTGGCGCAGGTGGTGAAAGACTACGAACGGGTCGTGGAGATCGCCGAGACCCAATACGACGTCGGCAGAACCGACCTTCTTTCGGTTCTTCAGCAGCGGCTTCGGCTCTTCTCGGCGCGGAGCACGATTCTCAGCGTGCAGGGGGAGCGCTTGGTGCAGCGTGTGAACCTCTATCTCGCCCTCGGCGGGGGGTGGACGAGGGAGGAGACGCAGCGTGCTTCCTCAAGAGAGGTCGGCGCGCCTTAA
- a CDS encoding DUF3302 domain-containing protein, with protein MNKKNGSEMKKKEGGSGRRRRDAPPIVQPLVRFGLAVSVFAVVLMSSVRIFAAEAEGHAFEDTLADILTWVVLIVAPIVLIGLFLILHILPEKIAERRRHPQLQAIKTLCFLSLVFGGLLWPLAWLWAFTKPVMYKMAYGTDVAEPEEGSEAGEAERKAA; from the coding sequence ATGAACAAGAAAAACGGATCTGAAATGAAGAAAAAGGAAGGGGGAAGCGGCCGCCGGCGGCGGGACGCTCCCCCCATTGTGCAACCTCTCGTACGATTTGGCCTCGCCGTCTCGGTCTTTGCCGTCGTTCTGATGTCGTCGGTTCGAATCTTCGCGGCGGAGGCCGAAGGGCACGCTTTTGAAGACACCCTGGCCGACATTCTCACCTGGGTGGTGCTGATCGTGGCGCCGATTGTGCTGATCGGGCTTTTTCTGATACTCCACATTCTTCCGGAGAAAATCGCCGAGCGGCGCAGACATCCCCAGCTTCAGGCAATCAAGACCCTCTGCTTCCTGTCGCTTGTCTTCGGAGGGTTGCTCTGGCCGCTCGCCTGGCTCTGGGCCTTTACCAAGCCGGTGATGTACAAAATGGCCTATGGGACCGATGTGGCTGAACCGGAAGAGGGATCGGAAGCCGGCGAGGCCGAACGGAAGGCCGCTTGA
- a CDS encoding efflux RND transporter periplasmic adaptor subunit: protein MEILLLLIYAFFVWLIFFKLKWLPWNFVSQAIVITLPFILLGVTILLLNVVAPSSHDVRVINYVVQILPQVRGRVIDVPVEPNKSVKKGDVLFRVDPTPFELEVKRIEAQLRLAETRLKQSAALVKTGAGSQLDVDRDRSDVRQLRAQLDLARWNLSETTVLSPGSGKVINLQLREGSFVVPFPVTAAMSFVEDEQWVIALFSQNELRKVKPGDEAEIILKTYPGRVIKGRVDAIVWATGQGQLPIGGTLPQVGEAPAQRFAVKLMLDGKDRDLFLAPGARGAAAIYTEQLAPIHLLRKVLLRVSAKLDWFIVKLH, encoded by the coding sequence ATGGAAATTTTGCTGCTGCTGATCTATGCCTTTTTTGTCTGGCTTATTTTCTTCAAGCTCAAATGGCTGCCGTGGAACTTCGTCTCCCAGGCGATCGTCATCACCCTCCCTTTCATCCTTCTGGGGGTGACGATCTTGCTTCTGAACGTCGTGGCCCCTTCGTCGCACGATGTGCGGGTGATCAACTATGTCGTGCAGATCCTTCCGCAGGTGCGGGGGCGGGTGATCGACGTGCCGGTCGAGCCGAACAAGTCGGTCAAAAAGGGAGACGTGCTCTTCCGGGTCGATCCGACCCCTTTTGAGCTTGAGGTCAAGCGGATCGAAGCCCAGCTCAGGCTTGCCGAGACCCGTCTCAAACAATCCGCCGCGCTGGTGAAGACCGGGGCCGGGAGCCAGCTCGATGTCGATCGCGACCGGAGCGATGTCCGGCAGCTGCGCGCGCAGCTTGATCTGGCCCGTTGGAATCTCTCCGAAACAACCGTCCTCTCCCCCGGGAGCGGCAAGGTGATCAACCTGCAGCTTCGGGAAGGTTCGTTTGTGGTGCCGTTCCCGGTCACGGCGGCGATGAGTTTTGTCGAAGATGAACAGTGGGTCATCGCCCTCTTTTCACAGAACGAGCTGCGCAAGGTCAAGCCGGGCGACGAAGCCGAGATCATCCTGAAAACCTATCCGGGACGGGTGATCAAGGGCCGGGTCGACGCCATCGTTTGGGCGACGGGGCAGGGCCAATTGCCGATCGGCGGCACCCTGCCGCAGGTGGGAGAAGCGCCGGCGCAGCGATTTGCCGTGAAGTTGATGCTCGACGGCAAAGACAGGGATCTGTTCCTTGCGCCCGGCGCGCGCGGCGCCGCCGCGATCTACACCGAGCAGCTGGCGCCGATTCATCTGCTCCGTAAAGTATTGCTCCGGGTGAGCGCCAAACTCGATTGGTTCATCGTGAAGCTTCATTAA